A single window of Sphingobium sp. SCG-1 DNA harbors:
- a CDS encoding ATP phosphoribosyltransferase regulatory subunit, whose translation MTKHNQAIAGLLPEGLSDRLPPAAEASANLARTVLDTVAAHGYARVMPPIAEFEETLTQRLKSAPAKDLLRVVDPVSQRTLALRPDMTAQVGRIAATRLAAAARPLRLSYGGPVLKLRANQLRPERERLQVGAELIGTDSVAAAVEIVNVAIEALQAAGVTGITIDFTLPDLIDTLAAGPMPLGDDAREQVRVELDAKDAGALVALGEGAAAYLPLIEAAGPFHAAMEKLEAIDAATGQGAIASRIAALRAIAKPVGWDITLTLDPTERHGFEYQSWFGFSIFAEGFVGEIGRGGCYTILRSGGSEEPAVGFSLFPDPLIDAGFGQLPTKRLFLPLGHDAERAKALRTEGWRTIAALSDRDDGAALGCDHWLDGRDVRSY comes from the coding sequence ATGACCAAGCATAATCAAGCCATCGCCGGGCTGCTGCCCGAGGGCCTGTCCGACCGCCTGCCTCCAGCCGCCGAGGCATCGGCAAATCTGGCGCGCACCGTGCTCGATACGGTGGCGGCGCATGGCTATGCCCGCGTCATGCCGCCGATCGCCGAGTTCGAGGAGACGCTGACGCAGCGCCTCAAGTCCGCCCCTGCGAAGGATCTGCTGCGCGTGGTCGACCCGGTGTCGCAGCGTACGCTGGCCCTGCGCCCCGACATGACGGCGCAAGTCGGACGGATCGCCGCGACGCGCCTTGCGGCGGCGGCGCGCCCGCTGCGCCTTTCCTATGGCGGCCCTGTCCTCAAACTGCGTGCCAATCAGCTTCGCCCCGAGCGCGAGCGGTTGCAGGTCGGCGCGGAACTCATCGGCACGGACAGTGTCGCGGCGGCGGTCGAGATCGTCAATGTCGCGATCGAGGCGCTACAGGCGGCGGGCGTCACCGGCATCACCATCGATTTCACGCTTCCCGACCTGATCGACACGCTGGCGGCTGGGCCGATGCCGCTGGGTGACGACGCGCGCGAACAGGTGCGCGTCGAACTGGATGCGAAGGATGCCGGTGCGCTGGTGGCATTGGGCGAAGGCGCTGCCGCCTATCTTCCGCTGATCGAGGCGGCGGGTCCGTTCCATGCGGCGATGGAGAAGCTGGAGGCTATCGACGCCGCGACGGGGCAGGGCGCCATCGCCAGCCGCATCGCGGCACTGCGCGCCATCGCAAAGCCGGTCGGCTGGGACATCACCCTGACGCTCGATCCCACGGAACGCCACGGCTTCGAATATCAAAGCTGGTTCGGCTTCTCGATCTTCGCCGAGGGGTTTGTCGGGGAAATCGGGCGCGGCGGCTGCTACACGATCCTGCGCAGCGGCGGCAGCGAAGAGCCCGCTGTCGGCTTTTCGCTCTTCCCCGATCCGCTGATCGACGCCGGTTTCGGGCAACTCCCCACCAAGCGTCTGTTCCTGCCTCTCGGCCATGATGCGGAGCGTGCGAAGGCCTTGCGCACGGAAGGCTGGCGCACAATTGCTGCACTCTCGGACCGTGACGACGGTGCAGCATTGGGCTGCGACCATTGGCTCGATGGGAGGGACGTGCGGAGTTATTAG
- a CDS encoding thioredoxin domain-containing protein has translation MKFLTGLATVAFALSLAACGDKEGGDASSPAGPVAAVAAPAGTTWADTVATTPEGGFVMGNPDAKVKVTEFASYTCSHCAEFSAKSSDEIRNLVNSGKMSYELRNYVRDPLDMTMSLLARCGGAGPFFPLSEQFFANQAAMFEKVQAWGDAPYQAAMAAPPEQRFNILANGTGLTEFAMQRGIAQDQAKQCLANTTEAEKLAKGVQEATTKYNITGTPTLLINGTVVENAATWEVLREKLKEAGV, from the coding sequence ATGAAATTCCTGACCGGCCTTGCCACCGTTGCTTTTGCGCTGTCCCTTGCTGCTTGTGGAGACAAGGAAGGCGGCGATGCGTCGTCACCGGCTGGGCCCGTCGCGGCCGTGGCCGCCCCTGCAGGCACGACATGGGCCGATACGGTCGCGACCACGCCGGAAGGCGGGTTCGTCATGGGCAACCCGGACGCCAAGGTGAAAGTCACGGAGTTCGCCTCCTACACCTGCAGCCACTGCGCCGAATTTTCCGCCAAATCGTCGGACGAGATCCGCAACCTCGTGAACAGTGGCAAGATGAGCTACGAACTGCGCAATTATGTCCGCGATCCGCTCGACATGACGATGTCATTGTTGGCGCGCTGCGGTGGAGCCGGGCCGTTCTTCCCGCTTTCCGAGCAATTCTTCGCCAATCAAGCGGCCATGTTCGAGAAGGTGCAGGCATGGGGTGACGCGCCCTATCAGGCGGCAATGGCCGCGCCGCCCGAACAACGCTTCAACATCCTCGCCAACGGCACGGGCCTGACAGAATTTGCCATGCAGCGCGGCATCGCACAGGATCAGGCCAAGCAATGCCTCGCCAACACTACCGAAGCCGAAAAGCTGGCCAAGGGCGTTCAGGAGGCGACCACCAAGTATAACATCACTGGTACGCCGACGCTGCTGATCAACGGCACCGTCGTTGAGAATGCCGCGACATGGGAAGTGCTTCGCGAGAAGCTGAAGGAAGCCGGGGTCTGA
- a CDS encoding DUF721 domain-containing protein — protein MTERLDPPAPKQKAASRKAVAKPAEERPRINGPRAIADLMPDIGRAAFRKFGFVQSSIVTRWADIVGKHYADISTPESIRFPVGKKAGGTLSLTVSSGHAPMLQHVLPDIIERVNRFFGYAAIAKVAMRQGHVEPATPLRSPPPKNLRPIPIELGDSLRDIGDPELRAVLESLAQGLANSSGLPKIS, from the coding sequence ATGACGGAACGCCTTGATCCCCCTGCGCCGAAACAAAAGGCCGCGTCCCGCAAAGCCGTCGCCAAACCGGCGGAAGAGCGTCCGCGAATCAATGGACCGCGGGCGATAGCCGACCTGATGCCGGACATCGGCCGCGCCGCTTTCCGCAAATTCGGCTTCGTGCAATCGAGTATCGTCACGCGCTGGGCCGACATCGTTGGCAAGCATTACGCCGATATCAGCACGCCCGAATCGATTCGCTTTCCGGTGGGGAAGAAAGCAGGCGGCACCCTGTCGCTTACGGTATCGAGCGGCCATGCGCCGATGCTGCAACATGTGCTGCCCGACATCATCGAGCGAGTGAACCGCTTCTTCGGCTATGCCGCCATCGCAAAGGTTGCGATGCGGCAGGGGCATGTCGAACCCGCAACGCCATTACGATCGCCCCCGCCGAAGAACCTCCGCCCGATCCCGATAGAGCTTGGCGATTCCCTGCGCGATATCGGCGATCCGGAATTGCGCGCGGTGCTCGAATCGCTGGCGCAGGGGCTTGCCAATTCCAGTGGTTTGCCCAAGATCAGTTGA
- a CDS encoding inositol monophosphatase family protein, with protein MADRLFRQAVDAVAEAADHALTLWAGGKTKVERWEKTPGEMVCDADMDVNAMLKRALHDLAPDAGWLSEETADTAHRLGTDRVWVVDPIDGTRDYLRGRPGWAVSVALVEAGLPRFGILAAPARNELWIAQANGGATRNGRALVASQRQQLPGARVPADALPKVDHDLTAVAKPNSIALRMAMVAADEADLLATIRWGNEWDIAAAALIAQEAGAAVSDALGRPLGFNRKDPTAFGVLCCAPGIHAAAVERLEPRAREILGKVR; from the coding sequence ATGGCAGACCGCTTATTCCGGCAGGCAGTAGACGCGGTGGCGGAAGCCGCCGACCATGCCCTGACCCTGTGGGCGGGCGGCAAGACCAAGGTGGAACGCTGGGAAAAGACACCCGGAGAAATGGTCTGCGATGCCGATATGGACGTGAACGCCATGCTGAAGCGCGCGCTTCACGATCTGGCACCGGATGCGGGGTGGCTATCGGAGGAAACGGCGGACACCGCGCATCGGCTGGGCACCGACCGGGTGTGGGTGGTCGATCCGATCGACGGGACTCGCGATTATCTGCGCGGAAGGCCTGGTTGGGCGGTATCTGTGGCGCTGGTGGAGGCGGGACTCCCCCGTTTCGGGATATTGGCAGCGCCTGCCCGCAACGAGTTGTGGATCGCGCAGGCCAATGGCGGCGCGACACGGAATGGCCGCGCGCTGGTAGCGAGTCAGCGCCAGCAATTGCCCGGCGCGCGCGTTCCCGCCGATGCCTTGCCGAAGGTCGACCATGATCTCACGGCCGTCGCAAAGCCCAACAGCATTGCGCTGCGGATGGCGATGGTCGCGGCGGACGAGGCCGATCTGCTGGCGACGATCCGCTGGGGCAATGAATGGGACATCGCCGCCGCCGCATTGATCGCGCAGGAAGCGGGTGCTGCGGTGAGCGATGCGCTGGGGCGGCCGCTCGGCTTCAATCGCAAAGACCCCACGGCGTTCGGCGTATTATGCTGCGCGCCCGGCATCCATGCTGCGGCGGTGGAGCGGCTCGAACCGCGAGCGCGCGAGATTCTGGGTAAAGTGCGGTGA
- a CDS encoding TldD/PmbA family protein, with translation MLSLDEAQKRAENLVEAARKAGADAADAIYVCNASTNVSVRLGVLEDVERSEGEEIGLRVFLGQRSATVSGSDMNPASLATLVERCIAMAEQAPQDAYAGLAPQDRLLTRKPAALDLCDKGEPDPAALKLRALEAEDSARAVPGVTNSEGGGASSGRSQIALATSHGFAGSYGATSHSTYASVLAGEGAGMQRDYASHTVRHIVDLDAAETIGNKAGQRAVARLNPNKIESGPMPVIFDPRVGSSLIGHLVGAMVGPAIARRSSFLLDHLGEAIFDSGVTIIDDPLMLRGLRSRPFDGEGLPTQRRALIDAGVLTGWLLDSASARQLGLDPTGHASRGTGGAPGAGPSNMHMEPGDATPGDLMADVKRGLYVTDLIGMGVNGVTGDYSRGASGFLIENGGVVGAVAEITIAGNLIEMFRNLVPANDLVFRYATNVPTIRIDGMMVAGG, from the coding sequence ATGCTCAGTCTCGACGAAGCGCAGAAGCGCGCGGAAAATCTGGTGGAAGCCGCCCGTAAGGCCGGTGCCGACGCCGCCGATGCGATCTATGTGTGCAATGCCTCGACCAATGTTTCCGTCCGCCTGGGCGTGTTGGAGGATGTCGAGCGGTCCGAGGGCGAGGAGATCGGGCTTCGGGTGTTCCTGGGCCAGCGTTCGGCGACTGTCTCCGGCTCCGACATGAACCCGGCCAGCCTTGCCACATTGGTCGAGCGGTGCATCGCCATGGCGGAGCAGGCGCCCCAGGACGCCTATGCGGGACTTGCGCCGCAGGACCGTTTGCTGACGCGCAAGCCCGCTGCGCTCGATCTGTGCGACAAGGGCGAGCCTGATCCGGCGGCGCTGAAATTGCGCGCGCTCGAAGCGGAAGACTCGGCGCGGGCCGTTCCCGGCGTGACGAACAGCGAAGGCGGCGGGGCGTCATCGGGCCGCAGCCAGATCGCGCTTGCAACCAGCCATGGTTTTGCGGGCAGCTATGGCGCGACGAGCCATTCGACCTATGCCAGCGTGCTGGCGGGCGAAGGGGCGGGCATGCAGCGCGATTATGCCAGCCATACCGTGCGGCATATCGTCGATCTGGACGCTGCCGAGACGATCGGCAACAAGGCCGGGCAACGCGCCGTCGCCCGGCTGAACCCAAACAAGATCGAGAGCGGGCCGATGCCGGTGATCTTCGATCCGCGCGTCGGATCGAGCCTGATCGGGCATCTGGTGGGTGCGATGGTCGGCCCGGCGATTGCGCGCCGGTCGAGCTTCCTGCTCGATCATCTGGGAGAGGCGATCTTCGACAGCGGCGTCACGATCATCGACGATCCGTTGATGCTGCGCGGCCTGCGATCGCGGCCCTTCGATGGCGAGGGATTGCCGACGCAGCGCCGCGCGCTGATCGATGCGGGCGTGCTGACAGGATGGCTGCTCGACAGCGCATCGGCGCGGCAATTGGGCCTCGATCCCACCGGCCACGCCAGTCGGGGCACGGGCGGCGCACCGGGCGCAGGCCCGAGTAACATGCATATGGAGCCGGGCGACGCGACGCCGGGCGACCTGATGGCGGACGTGAAGCGCGGGCTCTATGTCACCGACCTGATCGGCATGGGCGTCAATGGCGTGACGGGCGACTACAGCCGTGGCGCGTCCGGCTTCCTGATCGAGAATGGCGGTGTGGTGGGCGCGGTGGCGGAAATCACCATTGCGGGCAATCTGATCGAGATGTTCCGCAACCTTGTCCCCGCCAATGATCTCGTCTTCCGCTATGCGACCAACGTGCCGACGATCCGGATCGACGGGATGATGGTGGCAGGCGGATAA
- the mutY gene encoding A/G-specific adenine glycosylase — MPVETSSIAQRLLVHYDRHARRLPWRASPGANATDPYRVWLSEVMLQQTTVAAVIPYFLRFTERWPTVADLAAAEDAELMTAWAGLGYYARARNLLACARAVVRDWNGAFPDREADIRTLPGVGAYTAAAVAAIAFGQRAVVVDANVERVVSRLFAIATPLPASRPEIRAFAETITPDARAGDFAQAMMDLGATICTSRNPACGICPLREDCAAFRTADPAAFPVKAAKKAKPERIGHVWWITHNGKLWLERRPARGLLGGMRGLPGSDWSVAPNAAMPFAAQWATLPAPVGHVFTHFALSLAVHMAEVDSDCMTENDGEWWPLDRIGEAGLPTLFVKVADAVLKKDEAYAG; from the coding sequence ATGCCCGTCGAGACTTCTTCCATCGCGCAGCGCCTGCTCGTTCATTATGACAGGCATGCCCGGCGTCTCCCATGGCGCGCGTCGCCCGGCGCCAATGCGACCGATCCCTATCGCGTCTGGCTGTCCGAAGTGATGTTGCAGCAGACGACCGTGGCTGCGGTCATTCCCTATTTCCTGCGGTTTACCGAGCGGTGGCCGACCGTTGCCGATCTGGCGGCGGCGGAGGATGCGGAGCTGATGACGGCCTGGGCGGGGCTGGGCTATTATGCGCGGGCGCGCAACCTTCTGGCCTGCGCGCGCGCCGTGGTACGCGATTGGAACGGGGCCTTTCCGGATCGGGAGGCCGACATCCGAACGCTGCCGGGCGTTGGCGCCTATACGGCTGCGGCGGTGGCGGCGATCGCCTTTGGGCAGCGCGCGGTCGTGGTCGACGCCAATGTGGAGCGCGTCGTTTCGCGGCTGTTTGCGATCGCTACGCCGCTGCCTGCGTCGCGGCCCGAAATCCGTGCCTTTGCCGAGACTATTACGCCGGATGCGCGGGCGGGTGATTTCGCGCAGGCCATGATGGATCTGGGCGCGACGATCTGCACGTCTCGCAATCCGGCCTGCGGTATCTGCCCGCTGCGAGAGGATTGCGCTGCGTTCCGGACTGCCGATCCTGCGGCCTTTCCGGTGAAGGCGGCGAAAAAGGCCAAGCCGGAGCGGATCGGCCATGTCTGGTGGATTACGCATAATGGCAAGCTGTGGCTGGAGCGCCGACCGGCCCGGGGCCTGCTGGGCGGGATGCGCGGATTGCCGGGATCGGACTGGTCCGTTGCGCCGAACGCCGCCATGCCGTTCGCGGCGCAGTGGGCGACATTGCCTGCGCCGGTCGGGCATGTGTTCACGCACTTCGCGCTTTCCCTCGCCGTGCACATGGCCGAGGTAGATAGCGATTGCATGACGGAGAACGACGGGGAATGGTGGCCGCTCGACCGCATCGGAGAAGCCGGCTTGCCCACGCTGTTCGTCAAAGTCGCCGACGCTGTGTTGAAGAAGGACGAAGCCTATGCCGGATAA
- a CDS encoding thioredoxin domain-containing protein, which yields MKIRALILGLAALVPATAIAAKAVDWTSRVTVSPIGGHVMGNPAAPTKVVEYISYTCSHCAHFVNEGAPQLKAGWVKTGKATVEVRNAVRDRYDMTAALLARCGGPARFYGNHAALFANQSAWISQIEAYEAANSKPSPDQKPSAILQDIGNKTGLYTVMAKRGFSPKQLDACVADPAALKAVTGMTNDAWNVTKITGTPSFLLNGKLMADTSTWEALRAALPGGGK from the coding sequence ATGAAAATCCGCGCGCTTATCCTTGGCCTTGCCGCCCTTGTTCCTGCAACCGCCATTGCGGCGAAAGCCGTCGACTGGACGAGCCGGGTGACAGTCTCCCCGATCGGCGGGCATGTGATGGGCAATCCCGCCGCGCCGACGAAGGTCGTGGAATATATCAGCTACACCTGCAGCCACTGCGCGCATTTCGTGAACGAAGGCGCGCCGCAACTCAAGGCAGGCTGGGTAAAGACGGGCAAGGCGACGGTCGAAGTCCGCAACGCCGTCCGCGACCGCTATGACATGACCGCAGCGCTGCTGGCGCGCTGCGGTGGCCCCGCCCGTTTCTACGGCAATCACGCGGCGCTGTTCGCCAACCAGAGCGCCTGGATATCGCAGATCGAAGCCTATGAAGCCGCCAACAGCAAGCCTTCGCCTGATCAGAAACCATCCGCGATATTGCAGGACATCGGCAATAAGACCGGCCTGTACACAGTGATGGCGAAGCGCGGTTTTAGCCCTAAACAACTGGACGCCTGCGTCGCCGATCCGGCGGCGCTGAAGGCGGTGACAGGCATGACCAACGACGCGTGGAACGTGACCAAGATTACCGGCACGCCCAGCTTCTTGCTCAACGGCAAACTGATGGCCGACACATCCACATGGGAAGCGCTGCGTGCCGCATTGCCCGGCGGCGGCAAGTGA
- a CDS encoding amino acid permease, whose product MADWNRRKPFESLTAREEGQRLIPTLSWPHLLALGVGAIVGTGILTLIGVGVDRAGPAVLLSFAIAGAICACAALAYAEMATMMPAAGSAYTYSYAVLGELVAWVVGWCLILEYSLVVSTVAVGWSGYATPLLTAVGFPQALAASPALGGIINLPAIFIIGVVALLLSIGTRESARLNTVLVIIKIATLSLFVFFTLPVFDAANLKPFMPFGFAKHMGPDGVERGVMAAAAIIFFAFYGFDAISTAAEETKKPERDLAIGIVGSMLACTLIYIFVAAAAVGALPFARFADSPEPLALILRELGRGEVARIVAIAAVIALPTVLLGFLYGQSRIFLVMARDGFLPISLARISKRGTPVRITILTASLVAIIAGLLPIDQIAALANAGTLIAFAAVGLCMLVMRRRAPDQRRPFRVPLAWAVGPGAILGCLYLFTSLPTKTLLYCLVWNVIGLALYFAYGRQRSVLGR is encoded by the coding sequence ATGGCCGACTGGAACAGGCGCAAGCCGTTTGAATCATTGACGGCGCGTGAGGAAGGGCAGCGGCTGATCCCGACCCTTTCCTGGCCGCATCTGCTGGCCTTGGGCGTCGGCGCGATCGTCGGCACGGGGATATTGACGCTGATCGGCGTGGGAGTCGACCGCGCGGGACCGGCAGTGTTGCTGTCCTTCGCAATCGCGGGCGCGATCTGCGCCTGCGCGGCGCTTGCCTATGCGGAGATGGCGACGATGATGCCCGCCGCCGGCAGCGCCTACACCTATAGCTATGCAGTGCTGGGCGAGTTGGTGGCGTGGGTGGTCGGCTGGTGCCTGATCCTCGAATATTCGCTGGTCGTCTCGACAGTGGCGGTCGGCTGGTCGGGCTATGCGACGCCCTTGCTGACGGCAGTCGGCTTCCCGCAGGCGCTGGCCGCCAGTCCCGCGCTGGGCGGCATCATAAACCTGCCTGCGATCTTCATCATCGGCGTCGTGGCGCTGTTGCTGAGCATCGGCACGCGGGAGAGCGCACGGCTCAACACGGTGCTGGTCATCATCAAGATTGCTACGTTGAGCCTGTTCGTGTTCTTCACCCTGCCGGTGTTCGATGCCGCCAATTTGAAGCCGTTCATGCCCTTCGGCTTTGCCAAACATATGGGGCCGGACGGTGTCGAGCGCGGCGTGATGGCGGCGGCGGCGATCATCTTCTTCGCCTTCTATGGCTTCGACGCGATCTCGACAGCGGCGGAGGAAACCAAGAAGCCGGAGCGCGACCTGGCCATCGGCATCGTCGGGTCGATGCTCGCCTGTACGCTGATCTACATCTTCGTGGCGGCGGCGGCCGTTGGCGCATTGCCGTTCGCGCGCTTTGCCGACAGCCCCGAGCCGCTGGCGCTGATCCTGCGCGAACTGGGACGGGGTGAGGTGGCGCGGATCGTGGCCATCGCCGCCGTCATCGCCCTGCCGACCGTTTTGCTCGGTTTCCTCTACGGCCAATCGCGCATCTTCCTGGTGATGGCGCGCGACGGCTTCCTGCCCATCAGCCTCGCGCGCATATCGAAGCGCGGAACGCCGGTGCGGATCACGATCCTGACCGCCTCGCTGGTGGCGATCATCGCGGGCCTCCTCCCCATCGATCAGATCGCGGCGCTGGCCAATGCAGGCACGCTGATCGCCTTCGCCGCCGTTGGCCTCTGTATGCTCGTCATGCGCCGCCGCGCCCCCGATCAGCGCCGCCCGTTCCGCGTGCCGCTGGCATGGGCGGTCGGACCGGGCGCGATTCTCGGCTGCCTCTATCTCTTCACCAGCCTGCCCACGAAGACGCTGCTCTATTGCCTCGTCTGGAACGTGATCGGGCTGGCGCTATACTTCGCCTACGGACGGCAGCGCAGTGTCCTGGGCCGTTAG
- the nudC gene encoding NAD(+) diphosphatase, which translates to MKQPGFVGGTLDRADHIRSDPAAAGRAFTDPRARMILLNGLDPEVDGTKLAAGALPSAASFEEFALLGVGDEGPLFVWLDPASGNAAKFAPQVWNVAPLLSPDQLALYGTARSLIDWHARHGFCANCGTPTAPIKAGWARRCPASAVSGSESELRGCGAEHFPRVDPVTIMLAEHEGRVLIGRQPRFPAGRYSALAGFIEPGETIEEAVARELWEEAGIVVDDVRYAMSQPWPFPSSLMIACVANARSDVLTIDKTELEDAMWVTADEVRASLTGDPNAPFIAPPEMAVAHHLFRFWLTAQDTALPSVGEV; encoded by the coding sequence ATGAAGCAGCCGGGATTTGTCGGCGGTACGCTGGACCGGGCGGACCATATACGCAGTGATCCGGCGGCGGCGGGACGCGCTTTTACCGATCCGCGCGCGCGGATGATCCTGCTGAATGGGCTGGACCCGGAAGTGGACGGCACAAAGCTTGCGGCCGGGGCGCTGCCTTCGGCTGCGTCATTTGAGGAGTTCGCGTTGCTGGGCGTCGGCGATGAGGGGCCGCTGTTCGTGTGGCTGGACCCGGCTTCGGGCAACGCCGCCAAGTTCGCGCCGCAGGTCTGGAATGTCGCCCCCCTGCTGTCGCCCGACCAACTGGCGCTGTACGGCACGGCGCGAAGCCTGATCGACTGGCACGCGCGCCATGGCTTCTGCGCCAATTGCGGGACGCCGACCGCGCCTATCAAGGCGGGATGGGCGCGGCGATGCCCGGCAAGCGCCGTCAGCGGCAGCGAGAGCGAGCTTCGTGGCTGCGGTGCAGAGCATTTCCCCCGCGTCGATCCGGTAACGATCATGCTGGCTGAGCATGAGGGCCGCGTGCTGATAGGTCGCCAGCCGCGTTTCCCCGCTGGCCGCTATTCGGCGCTCGCTGGCTTCATCGAACCCGGCGAAACGATTGAGGAAGCCGTTGCGCGCGAATTATGGGAAGAAGCGGGCATCGTGGTGGACGACGTGCGGTACGCGATGAGCCAGCCCTGGCCGTTCCCCTCTTCGCTGATGATCGCCTGCGTCGCCAACGCGCGCAGCGATGTGCTCACCATCGACAAGACCGAGCTGGAAGATGCGATGTGGGTCACGGCTGACGAGGTCCGTGCCTCGCTGACCGGTGACCCGAACGCGCCCTTCATCGCACCGCCCGAGATGGCGGTGGCGCATCATCTGTTCCGGTTCTGGCTAACGGCCCAGGACACTGCGCTGCCGTCCGTAGGCGAAGTATAG
- a CDS encoding NUDIX hydrolase, whose product MIDDGAGRLLLVWKAGTPWFMQAGGKIEDGEDALSALRRKLGEEIGLSLADNEARSLGQFSAAAANEADFVVKAEVFHVRTQHTPKTQLEIEEAVWVNYAEATTMPLAPLTRVHILPLSQTL is encoded by the coding sequence TTGATTGACGATGGAGCCGGACGGCTGCTGCTAGTTTGGAAGGCTGGCACCCCCTGGTTCATGCAAGCCGGGGGCAAGATAGAGGATGGCGAAGATGCGCTATCAGCGCTTCGACGCAAGTTAGGTGAAGAGATCGGGCTGTCGTTGGCCGATAATGAGGCTCGCTCCCTCGGCCAGTTTTCTGCTGCGGCGGCTAACGAAGCAGACTTTGTCGTGAAGGCTGAAGTCTTTCACGTACGTACTCAGCACACCCCCAAGACGCAGCTTGAGATCGAAGAAGCCGTTTGGGTTAACTACGCGGAAGCAACAACAATGCCGCTTGCACCACTTACCCGCGTTCACATCCTTCCGCTTTCTCAGACTCTCTAG